Genomic DNA from Salvia miltiorrhiza cultivar Shanhuang (shh) chromosome 1, IMPLAD_Smil_shh, whole genome shotgun sequence:
AGTACGTATATACTTTTCTGAATATTTAGAGAGAAAAGGAAAATTATACTTactatatatagatttatattCTGAAAGTATATAGCTGCCTTCCAAGAGCGTCTACCTTGAGTAAATAAAATTCCTAATTAATACTAACATATTGTTTTTCAGGCGgcgaaaaatataaattaatgaaCTCGTACATTTAAATTTCATTTATGTATGTGCGATTATATAGAACTTGGGGTATTATATCGCAAGTGATTCCATATACCGAATGGCAGGTTACATTATATTGTCATTTTCGGTAGAGATGGGGCCCTACAAAATTCTTGAATCTTGAAGCCTTTGAATTCAAGCATATACCATGAGAAAAAGATAAGGTTTCACCATTAAATACACAAGTTAATATATTCCATATCCCACTTCATACTACTAATCTTAAGTGCACTTTAGATCTACTCAGCCtcaatatttttctttatacCAATTTAATTTCTTCAAATAGAGATGAAATCAACCGCCACTAAGTCGCGAGTCTAAGAGAGTTTCAAAGGCTATTATAAAATGAGATGAAATCAATGATAAGTGGCCATGCAATTATTTATCAAAGTATTATATAAAAACAAAGTTTACTCAAAATAAAGTATGGACCATATGCAAGTAATACAACCCTACTATAAATAAGAAGCAGCATGATGCACACACCAATCTCTCTCCACATTCAAAAACATGACGGCCAAGGACTGCGGCCACCACGACGACGAGCGCAAGAAGCTCTACCGCCGCCTCCTGACCGCGGCCCTCGGCTTCGTCCTCGTCGtcctcttcctcatcctccTCATCTGGCTCATCCTCCGCCCCTCCAAGCCCCACTTCGTCCTCCAAGACGCCACCGTCTTCGCCTTCAACCTCTCCGCCGCCGGCAACGCCCTCACCACCACCGTCCAGGTCACGCTCGCCGCCCGCAACTCCAACGAGCGCATCGGCATCTACTACGACCGCGTCGACTGTCTACGCCGCCTACCACGGCCAGCAGATCACCCTCCCCACGCTGCTCCCGCCCACCTACCAGGGCCACAAGGACACCGCCGTCTGGTCGCCGTTCCTCTACTGGCGACGCCGTGCCGGTGGCGCCGTACCTCGGCGTCTCCCTCGGCGAGGACCAGATCGCCGGAACTCTGATGGTGAACATCAGAGTCCGCGGTAGGATCAGGTGGAAGGTCGGGACGTTCATCTCCGGCGGCTACCATTTGTACGTCAACTGCCCGGCCTACATCAACTCCGCCGGTCGGAATAGCGGGATCGCCGCCGGTGAGGCGGCGGTTAAGTATCAGTTGATTATGGATTGCCATGTTGATGTTTAGGCATGCAGATTTATGGACTAATTAATTGTACCTTATTGTAATTTCATCCATTTCTTTAAATttacttcaattaattttatatttttagagTTCCGAAtcatttttgtttaatttactAAAATTGTTTGGGTATGGAGATATTATATTCAGTTTGTTATATATGTGGAGATTAGTCCAAAATAAATTTAACTTACATTAAGAGAGTTAGCATTTGTTCTTGTTAGAAACGGAAGGAGATAGATATTTGAAGGTTTaaatcatcattttttttactatatgtTTGGCAAATACTATGATTTTGAATCTCCAGTTTTTATTTCTCTGGGGGCGGATATGAATATATAagctaaattaaaaataaatattaagggAGGAAACAACTTTCGATTAATAGGATGTTTGATTGAaaagctaattgttaaaatagaACCGTGACTTTTAGTGGTTTTAGAAAGAGAACTATATGTtatggaatttgaaaatgaggattaAAGCTTCCattttacatttacactcctattttGAGCCATGATGGAAGCTGTAGTCCTcattttgatgtgttaaataagagtgtaaatgtaaaaaataaaagttaattatagtcctcatttttaaatttcatagcATATAGTCATCTATGTGGAAAAACACTAAAACTTATAAACCCatatgtttggcaaaataagcttataaatagtttatatataaactcTAAAAATTATAAGCTCaaaaaacttataagctcctcaaaaaataagttcatacatttcaactttatttttttataatcttatatgcaacaatcactttacaatatcatttaattataatttattattttcatcatataccctttcaagttcatttctctaaaaaatattttctttctctagCAAAAAGTTATTTctctaatttataattaaatttaattattcaaatactttaacaacttataagttatatatatatatatatatatatatatatatatatatatatatatatatatacttttaaaaCATATAAGCTAAGCTGTTGGAACTGTCCAGTTGACCAGTTGACATTCAGATATGTTTAATTGATCAATTTTCAGTTATGTTTATGAAGCGATTTAATTATTGATCAAGTTGAGCttgatttaatattttttttttttcacgtgTGCTATCGATTGTGCATCGGATTATTTATCAACTTTTAATAtccaataatttatttatcttttcagTCAAGTAGCTATGACGCATTTTTCAATCACTTTTGATGATTAAAACTTagaatataagtatacattggTACGTAAAATCTATGGATAGTGTAAAGACGAAGGAAAACAACGTTCAACGATTGATTTGACATTTTTTCATGGTTGTTGACATATCAAGAAAAGAAATCAATATTGAATATTCAATCCAAAATTCCCTATTTCGATTTGTCCAAGAATTTTATGGGGAGAAATGTGAAAATATGAGAATGTGTGCAAATTGGTCTTGATTCATGATTCAATTGAGAGCATATTTTTAGGATCGTGTTCATTGCACGAAGATGAACCTCTCAAAATTTGATTGTTATTTATCTAAAAACTTATTGGAAATTGAGTTTGTGTCGCATATggtgattcttttttttttttttttaagttgcaATTAGCCGTGATATTAGTGTAATCCATTTCTTTGCAACGAAAAAGAAGTAGTACTTTCTTTtctgaagaaagaaaaaaaataaataaaaagtactTTTATGGTGAAAGATTcagtaatatatatttatatctatactatattaaaaaaggagtttccaatttgaaataaatttcaaattgatttcaatgaCGATTGtgtaatttatttgaaaaataatgacttattgtatatattcaaaaattaaactaacttaattaaatttacatGTCCCACGCGGGGCACCAAAAAAACTGCTTTGATTCATGCAATAGATTGATAAATTGCCTTTGGATTTAAGAAAGTGGAAATATCACATAATTTTGTGcataaaaaattgtttttttacttattttctttaatttcattatttttaaaaatcttaGTTCATGAAATTATATGCAATATAGACCTTGAATTAAAGATCGTGATacaagctttaatttgatatatgatatttaaaaaatgaatttaaaattccataatgaattatatgtttatatgtttatatatatatatgtgtgtgtgtgcgcgcgcgcgccCACACAATTTATAGGCATTCGTTGTaaataatttagaaatttataatatattaaaaaggtaatttttaatttcaaattaattttaaaattaataaatgacaattttgtagttataataaaattgaaggtttatttgtaaagtataatttttatttattcctttttctttatgttcttttttttttctaaaattgtgaaattcgactatttataaaatatttaatatgcatatcaaattaaatatcatgataagagctttaatttgacatgttttatgttaatatttgatttaaaatgtaagagttacatttatttaaagattaattttttaaaaaaaatctctctcatctctcctctttttgtgaaaaaatcttttttttttgttttgttctttttacTCATATTATaacttttcataaaattattattttattatatttataaatataaaaattaagttgggtaaatatcactttaaatcccaaactattttcgcactatcaattatatgctgaactatcgaaaataattttttaaaacttgaactatcaattttgtatcaattgtaccattcgttcatttttttagcttcaaaaatttgacgtggctcACCGGATACTACAATGTATTTaaaatcattctttttttgacctatattatataaaacgacgTGATTATATGCATTACTCGTTGAAAATTCAAAGGATTCAAAATTGATAAAtgatacaattgatacaaaattgataattcaaagtttaaaaaattattttgaatagTTCAGGAtgtaattgatagtgcgaaaatagtttggggtttaaagttATATTTACCCAATtaagttgatatcaattttatataaatatagaaatataaaaatattttccatgcattgcacggggtgcaaatactagtataatataaaaaaggAGTTATTTTATcgtcaatttttatttttactctcAATTTTTCTCATCAAATATCCTCTTTGCTtctttttttagttattttttaaaaattattaactttaatttatgaaaaaatatattcaatgcggatgttaaattaaagattacgaaaagatctttaattcgatgtaagaattataaaaaaaaatgaatttaaaatgaattataataatataatgttTGGACTTTTAAGAgccaaaattgttatattaaatgatGACTATTACttttgttatattgatgatttgatgttatttgctcaaaatgaaATTGactaaattatttgttttataatttatatatttaattattatgtcCTCCGTCACACTTATAATGACACAATAAAAATTTGCACAAAGACTAAAAATAAGGTGTTAAAGAGTGTAAAGGGGGTAGATGATGAAACAAAGATCAACGGATTATAGAAAAACAATAGAGAACACCAAAATTTATGCGGGTTTTACGGGGTCTTTCACTATGTTTCGTGTGGAAGTTTACATTTTACATGGAAAGAAGTGAATAGAAAGTAGTTTAATTTAATAATGAAAGCCCTATATACATGCATCAGAGTAAAGAGTCAATATATCAAACTGACCTGTTTTTTTatagtaaattaaaaatttacccattctaataaaaaaattaaataatggccagtttttgtgttaaatgacaAAACTGCCCCtaagattaaatttaaaaaattacccACAAATACATCATCACAAATTTAACTAcacattttcaaaaaaatatcacAACAGATCTCTCTCTCATCGCTGTGTCCACCATTATCGGTGCGAGATCTTCATCTCCGCCAACCGCTCCTCCTCCAAACTACTCACCTAAATTTCCAGTAGCAACGGCCCCAACAATTCCCCCAACAGCACCGACTCCAATGGCCACTCGTATGCTAATCTGCAGAGGTCTCTGATGTTGGCGGCGATGTGGCTGTTACTGACGTCTCTCGCGGTGGGCTATGGCCTATGGGGCTTCATTGTTCATGACCACTTCTGCGTGCGGGTATATTGTGGCGGCGGTGGTGTGTGTAGGGCTGTATACgaaccgagccgagccgagccgaatacctcCAGGCTCGGGCTCGGTTCGTGAAGATTTggttcggctcgagctcgaattcgagcctaaaaatgagctcgagctcggctcgcttATATAATACCAAGCTCGAGTTTGGTTCGAATTCGGctcgttaattattcgtttatctcgagctcgagttcggctctttaattattcgtttatctcgaactcggctcgaattcgagctcggttcgaattatttatatattaaggtttcattaaaataaaaaaattatatttgttcacATATTACTAGACTATTTatgaatcataatttataatttatttttaacaaatagataattcattagtaattttttttttaattatgagtattagttttattatttaaaaaatatttaacaaataaaatatataaaattattatttaatgaacctattcgcgagcctattcgcgaacATATTCGTGAACCTATTCGTGAGCCTATTCGCAAACatattcgcgagcctattcgcgaataggctcgcgaattGGTTCGagccgaacatgttcgcgagctcacgaGCCGAACATGCacaggctcgagttcggctcgataattttatcgagctcggattcgggctcgagttcggctcgtttATAAAACGAACGAAtttcgaacgagcttttttcgagccgagccccgaatagttcgcgagcagCTTGGTTCGTTTACACCCCTAGGTGTGTGTGTTCCTTAGCTTCATTCTATACTATACTTCTCTACTTTGATATCAACGGCTTGCAATCCTCGATCGTGGAGGAGAAAATCTCGTGATTTTTTGGGCTCCTCCTAACGGTCTAATTGTGTATTAAGTAGTTGTATTAATAAAGTATTTATGAGAAATCCTTATATAAGtgatttgaaatgagtgataattgattaataattttgaatttacaaTTAGATCTATGAGTTCAAAATTTACtgttcttgaattcataaccaaatCTATGATTTCACAATCAGATTTATttattcacaacttaatgttcttgaattcacgaccagttctacgaattcacaatcaaatttatgaattcacaacttaatgttcttgaattcacaacctgatctattaattcacaacttaattttcttgaattcacaactatatctattaattcacaactaaaggTAGAATTCATGACCagttcgatgaattcacaactagaaataatgataattgtgaatttaagttttaaagtttgaattcacgactaacaatatgtttagttatgaattcatttAAAACTTGCATTCATTTATAACTTAAATTAGTGAActtgaaataaataatatatatatatatatatatatatattatataataggaaaGAATAGCTAAAATATTTAGAATAATATCATACGTTAATTACAttgtttgattatttcataaaagtatatcttaatgaataaataataacaAATTAGTGAAACTGAAGTAAATTCTTATGCACTAAAGTGTTGATACATGAAAATCAGAAAATTcttattaattagattaggaTTATTCGAAAGATTTCGACGATGGTTTTCCTAATTTTGTGGAATTGAGACGTCAATTATGGACTAAAAATATCTCTCTTTAACATTCCACACGTCGTTTAAACCATTAAAATCTGCTCTTCAGCTTCAGCAGAAATTTCAATTCCTCCATCAATCGCAACGCTCAAACTCGGAATTTCTGCCATTCCAATCTCTATACAGCTCTTATCGTGCCCGATTTCTGACTCTCCTTCAACTCCGCTTCCGTTTCTGCTCTTGAATTTCGCCATGAAACTGAGCTCGTTAACCGCAACACAAATCTGTTCCACGCTGGAAACCGTATCGATCATCGCCGCGGCAACAGGTATTATTTGCAGAATATCGCTTCCTTCTCCCCAAACACCCGATTTCAATATAGATTTAAGGTTTCTGGACGCGATTTTTAGGTTTGCTATGTGTGGATTAGCTGATGATGGTTTCGTCATTGTTTCTACTGCCCATGCTAGCTCTTTCAATGCTTTTCCAGATTCAGAAAAGGCCACTTCGATTGTGCATTGGATTTCTGGCGGTGCCTGTAGTTGTGGAGAAAAATATGGTTTGAGTTATTTTCACGaccatttataaatattaattataatcataGGTGCATGTGAGATTATATATGTGTAGAATCTAGAAAATGTTGGAGATGTACTTGAAAGTTGGAATTGAAGCAGCCATTGATTGCTTCAAGGCGGCAGGCACACTGCCTTGTCAAGTTTCCGATTTTGAGGTACTGTTTCCATGGATGGCGATACATGAACTGACCATGCCCCGGTTCCCATCCGGCTAGATTGGCCTGCAAAATGTGGAGTTCCCCTATCAGAAATGAAAAACTTGCAGTTTGAATGCGTGTAGATTTTATGGAATGTTGTTTTACTCACCAAGGTTTCTTCCCTGCCTTTTGAATCGACAAGAATACTGTTTAGGTTGACAACAGATGGTTTTGTTATCTCTATCCATGCATCACACGATGTTTTGAAACACTGATCCGTGTGACCTgtgttgattagtgaaaatcgAATGATCTTGTTCAGGAATCAGTCAAAGAATGGGCTATGATCATATCTGTGTTGAGTTAGGTAATATGGTGGAATACCTTCCAAGAAATTTCCAAGTTGGCTTATGTTTTGAGCCACGTATCTATGAAGATCTTCACCGGCCCACACAGGGCAGATGAGGATGCAGACAGCCAGGCAAGTTGATGCACCAATGAGTATGGTTACGAGCCTTGCTTGAGCCAACTCTAGAACTTCATTCATTCGAAGACCAGATATGGAAACCAGGCTAAATGTCATGACGAATATAAGCATCCCATAGTCATATTTGGCCTTCACTTTGGGAAAGAATCGTACGAAAGTCATGGCTACAGCTGCAAAGATACATGCTATATTGGTAATGAGATCAGGAGCTTAAGGGGTTGTATCTTTCTTGCTGCATATTTACCTTGTATGAATACAAATACTCCAATCAGATATGGTTCGCATTTTTTCCCAATTAGGATGGCCAAGTGATGAGCTCCGATAGCAAGAGCAGCAGCTGCTAAGGTTGCTAGTCCTCTGTTCAAGCATTTTCCAATTGTTCCACCTAAAAAGAACATAAATGCATTAGCCATTTAGGTTTCTTGTCCGAAACTAGTAGTATGTGAGCTTGCCTAGATATTTTGGTCTGTTTTAGTATATTGGCTAAGCTTTTGACAAGTTTAATATATAGGATTATGCTTGAGTTCAAGAAATGTGGGAACATACCGACTGAGAATTCAAAGACAACCACCACAGTCATGACAGCCCACATTGCAGAGGCACCAAAGTTGTTGTACAGAGGCCGGAGGTAGTACAACAATGATACTAACGTTACTGTAAGTCCGACCTTGAGGGAATGGATCAATCTTCTCGGATCGTCCTTTGCTACCTTTATTGCTTGCCTAGCTACTTCATGTAGTTTAGCTAGGAGCTTAGATGGAATATCTCTAAACCACAACCATCCCCTTATGGGGATGCTCGGTTTCTCTGGTTCTTCTGGCCCCATCATTCTCGACTTATGGATAAGTCTATAACAGGTTTCTCGTGGAATGAAGGAGGTATGAAGCTGGCTCTGCAATGAGAGTTGTATGGGTTGAGTTACTTATATAGGAACAGAATGTATAGGAATGTGACCATAGGAATCAGTTCATTTGTGAAAAAGAATGGTCTTTGTGGCTTTTTGGAGTTGTACCGAACAAGTACCAAATTTAGTGAAAAGATGGGGCTTCTTTAGCTAGATGATCGAAGTGGGGTTTCATAATTATTGTAAGACATGTCTCTCATCAATAGGGGAGAGGGAGAGGTAAAAGATATATTTTACAAGTTTCCAATAAACGGCAGTTTGCTTGTGGTGAAGGCTTAATATGTTTGGAGCTTTACTAGTAATAGCATATACAATTTAGGTATATTTACATTGTGTGGTTACTTTTGAGTGTGCGTTAATGAACTGTTACGCGCTGTATACTCTGTATTTTTGCTTGTATTCGATGAACACTACAAAGTTTTACTAGTTGTGCTATGTGAGATAAGAACTTT
This window encodes:
- the LOC131022192 gene encoding aluminum-activated malate transporter 2-like, with amino-acid sequence MMGPEEPEKPSIPIRGWLWFRDIPSKLLAKLHEVARQAIKVAKDDPRRLIHSLKVGLTVTLVSLLYYLRPLYNNFGASAMWAVMTVVVVFEFSVGGTIGKCLNRGLATLAAAALAIGAHHLAILIGKKCEPYLIGVFVFIQAVAMTFVRFFPKVKAKYDYGMLIFVMTFSLVSISGLRMNEVLELAQARLVTILIGASTCLAVCILICPVWAGEDLHRYVAQNISQLGNFLEGHTDQCFKTSCDAWIEITKPSVVNLNSILVDSKGREETLANLAGWEPGHGQFMYRHPWKQYLKIGNLTRQCACRLEAINGCFNSNFQAPPEIQCTIEVAFSESGKALKELAWAVETMTKPSSANPHIANLKIASRNLKSILKSGVWGEGSDILQIIPVAAAMIDTVSSVEQICVAVNELSFMAKFKSRNGSGVEGESEIGHDKSCIEIGMAEIPSLSVAIDGGIEISAEAEEQILMV